The Oncorhynchus nerka isolate Pitt River linkage group LG5, Oner_Uvic_2.0, whole genome shotgun sequence nucleotide sequence TATCAAGCTCTTTATAAATCCTCTACCCTAAGTTCCTTTCGAGGCATAAAGTCGCTGATATTGAGCATGGAAAGACTAAATACcaggcctgggttcaaatacatgtgtATTTGATCATTTGTTACGTAAATACAGAGAAAATACAGTATTTTCCAAAAATGTGGCCCGAATCAACTACTTTTATTGGAATTATTTGAAAGTACTGTATTTTCagagaggttgggttaaatgcattaaacacatttcagttgaatgcattcagttgtacaactgactatatatcccctttccctttcaaaTACTAATTTCAACATCAAAAAATTTAATGCCTGGGCTAAATGCATGAGATTGTATTTGAgtatttccaaatacattccaatacttgtcttttcaaataaaaaatatctaAATAATTACTTCCAATACATTTGAAAGTAATTATAATACCCTAaacagtatttgaacccaggtctgctaaaTACAAACTGTAAACTGTGTGAGAACCAATATATACAGTATCCTACTCTTTCTGTGTGCTAATCCCAATGGTCATTTCAATCCCAAATAGCTGCTTTCTTCTTATAGCATTTTTCATCTCCTAAATCTTCTATAACACACTACTTTAAAAGGGTACTCCATTACATCTAACCCTATGAAGAATCTATGGGGAGACCACAGCATAAATGTGAAGACCAGCAATTCCTAATTCTAAGACCAGCATTAGGGACATTAATTAGCAGTGTGATCTTCCGCTATCTATTGACTGGAGCGGCCTTCATATAGTCCATACAgtgacaaccccccccccatgGCTCGGTCACAGTTCTGTCCTCCCATGCTTGTGGATGACCTCATTGTAGTTAGTCTTCCTCTGGAGTTTGTACTTGAGCAGCCCACTGAACTCAGTGAGGAGTCTCTCCCAGTAACACGACACATCCTCCATCCTCAGGTGGTCCAGGATGAACCGCTGACCCCTGGAGGCAGAGGTTGGTCAACTAACATAAGTCAACAATATCAATAGTCTGATTATTTAGCATGATACTGTACAAGCTGTGAGAAATCAGACAGGTAATGTAACCAGTCTAAAGCCATTTTTTCTAGTTCACAACCCAGCTTGTTACCTAACGGCAATCTCTTGAGCGATGTCATCGTTTTCTTTCACAAACTGTAGCAGTTCCCTGGAAAGACAGAAAAGGGGGACATCACTATAGATATAACAGAGAACATTCAGACATTAGACAAACCACATATTCCACTTTACTACCCATGGAGCAGGTTAACAGTTGAACAGTTATGATACACAGCCAAGCCAGACAGGTCACCTGAGGTCAGAGAGGTCCTGTTTGACAGGGATGTAGTGTACCCAGGGCAGCAGCTGGGGATAGAAGAACTCCAGCCACTCCTCCCCTACATGGAAGACCAGAGAGCCACACAGGAACAGGTGCTTGAGGCGGAAGCTGGCCGCCACGCCCCGGAAGTTGAACAGGTACctgaggggttagaggtcagatgaTGAGGTAGGAATTGTGGTGGAAATCACACTGTGTGTACAGGGTAAGGAAAAAGTTACCCTATCCTTGGTAGTCTGCAAAAGGTGTGGCCACAATGGTGAGTTTATGATTTGGAGCCCTGCAAACGTAACTGATGCTGACAATGCACACCTGTAGTGTTTTATTCCATAGCTGAAGGTTTAAGAATAAATAACCAGGGTTAATTAACAGACCTTTGAAACAGGTAATGGAAGTTTCCCTCTCAACTCATGAAAACAAGGTCCATGTTCTCTCAGTCAATctaaaaatctctgaagctacaaacattttttttttttaaaattagtCTAATTTTATCCAGGCTGACCTGGAAAGTGTCAGAGTGAAGCCACATCTATGCACTTGATGTAAAACATTGTAAACACAAAACCAAGCGCAATGCAATTCCACCATAATATCTTGTTCTTACTTGTATTGACAGTGCTCCACCAGGGGAATCTCCTGAGCTGGTGGTCTCCCTAGTGTGtcctaataaaaaaaaaaaaaagaagaggcTATTGAACAGTTGTTGATATTGCAGTTGAAAAACATAGCACTGCTCTCAAGGCATTCAAGCCACTGTCACACGGACATTTGCATTGGTAGTTCCAGACGGACCTTCTCAGACTTCCAGGCCTGGTTCTTTGTGTACTCAGCATCCACCAGGTCTGGAGCCTCTCTGGACAGAAGGACAAGGGGGTCTCTCTCAGGACTCGTCCTGGATCCTCTGAAGAATCCTCTGGACTCTTTCCtcttccagggccactgtgctgcCGATCTAACACAAATAGAGTGATTGTGAATAACATGGAAAATGATCATGTagtataaataaaatacaaatgtttCCTTTCACCACAAGGAGGTCAAACCTACTTTTTAAGGTCATCCCTCATGAGGTCCCATCGTCCTAGTCCAGTGGGATATATGGGCCATACTGCCGGGCCCCCCTCCCAAAACGTCCAGGCAGGATACATGATGTCCTGGTAGTCAGCAGTCTAAATGCACACAACACTTTCATTTTACACACACAAATGCCATCACATTGGACAACTATCTTTCACTACTTCcaacaaatatatatacatttacaaaagtaAAAACATGTCTAAAATAACATAAACAAGCaacacttttgtgtgtgtgtgatgaggacATGCATGGTTGCAGAGCTGACCTTACTGAaagacaggacaggcaggataGGCTGCACCCAGCCTGGCACCTGAGGGTAGTCCCGCACGTTCACCACCATCTCCACGTCTGGCAACTTGTCAATCACCTGCAGGATGAAGTGCTCCACCCCACTACACCTAAACcaatcagagagacagacagctgagACATGATGACTATCATATTAACTAGCTCGCTACTGATATAGGCCTAAAGATAACAAATGTTACTAAATGATCGACCACTAATTAATGGACCACATTTATCATACAAAACCAGGGTCTGATTTCTAAGCTTGATGAGaaacacttgcacacacacaaactcagatGTATTTCACAGACTAATTGTAATGTTTTGTTTCCTCACCTGGCTGGGAACATACAGTTCTGTTCCCGATACAGTTTACCATTAATGATTTGGTAATGGGTGCCCACACCACGACGAAGCGTGTCCGCCATGAGCTCCTCAGACACTCCCTCTCTGAAGGGTCGTAGGTCATCATTCAAGACACTGGATGGATTGAGGACAATCGAGAGAGAATGAAGGATCTGCTCTAAAAAGGCAACCAACGGCTTTTTGTTAAAAAGCTGAAGCCCTTTTGTATAGCAATACCGTTCTCATAGGGAGCAACATCGGTTCTCCTGCATGTATTACCTGAGATGGCAACTGCAGTTGTATGGGCTGCAAGGCTTGTAAAGTTGTGTGGCTTTGGTGATCTTTTCAAGGTATATCTGCCACCTGCCACCATTACCTAATAAAACAGAGCTTGTTAGGCAAAGAGCATGCACTTCCTGGACTACTGAAATACAGATCAGTATGCATGATTGCTTACACACTGAAAGCCCGTGGCAAAGGATACTTACACTGCATTGGGTTGTACATATGGGATAAGAAAGCTGCACACTAGTATTTAGAAGAGACTGAGGTCAGGAAAggaaacctggtctcagagcatttacTATTTTTCTGTACATATTTCTGAGACactccatttcgtatgatatgttacgaatgttacgaattgcaattcatatgatatgttacgtatTCCAATTAGTTGTTGCTAACATGACCTaggtagctaacattagctaggtggatAACTTCAGCTAGAGGTTAGAGTTACGGTTAAGAGTTAGTGTCAGCTAACATTTTAAGTAGTTACAAAGTAGCTAAaaaagtagttgcaaagttgctaattaatTAGCTAAAATTGACCATGAATAGATTCGAACACGCAAATACCACACTCCTTTCCTTTTTACTTTAAGtgaccttctgtcttatgtaaccataccaaacgtaacatactgtattttacTAATTTAGTATgtcagatttacatttactatgttaaatctaatctatgagaccaggcttgGAAAGGTTAAATGTCAGATAATACAAACCCTAACGTTACAACTCTGACAGACCTGTTGCATTACATTAACTAACCTTAACTAAAGTAACAACTTGAGCCACACAGTTAAATAAAATTCCTTCTTTAAAGGGGTGCCTTGGGAAAACTCTGTATCCAATATTGTATTAAGATTTCTGCCCAAAACGTATATTTCGCATGCAACCAGTTGGTTCTACTTGCAAGCTAACTTAGtttgttagctaacgttaactgggctagctagctaaaatgaaTGGGAACTCCTGAGAATAATTCGGTCATGCAATTTGTCCAGCACAGACCTGCAAAAATGTACATATTCCATATCTTTATTGTTACCTGATCCGGCCACGCTGAAATCAACTCCACAAAACTGTAAAGTTAGAAGAGGGATCAAGAGCCACGGCAGCTTCATTTTCTTCGCTTAGACAGTTAGCGATGACTGATGCTTGGTCAGCCTCTAGTTTGGTCTGAAAACCCTTACCGTAATTACAGGTATTGACGTATCTTTACCGTAATATTGGGACCGTTTGCGCattttgtgtgtgttctgtcagccTGGTCTGATAGAcgagatgtaacatagtaaacgtaaatccgaGACCcccaaattagtatgatatgttatgtttggtatagTTACATAAAACAGGTTACTTAAAGCTACAATATGTCATTTCTTTGGAGACCTGACCAAATCTTTAGtttagtttttgcatcttttactttcggttttgtacaccagtttcaaacagctgtaaatacaatatttttggttatggaacatatatttcacagcgatgtagatggtacaatgattctctacacaatgactttgttacataaactgaaattaggcaaacaattataattttagcaaccaagtaatggcagagcgatttctgcatagtgcatctttaaagaagcactatgcagaaatcgctcctccATTTACTGGTTGttaaattctaatagtttgcctaatctCATCACGgataactttagcattttagctaattagcaactttgcaaatacttactactttttagctactttgcaacaacttatcatgttagctaaccctaactataaccctttaacctaactcctaaccctaaccttactcctaaccttaactcctaaccttaatgcctaaccctaacccctaacctagctaacgttagccacatagctaacattagcattagccacctagcttaCAACAAATTGGGATTCGTAACATGTCATACGTTTTGCacattcgtaacatattgtatgaattgcaatttggaacatatcatatgaaatggatgatggacatccacaaatgaatacataccataagaAATTTAACATATCATACTACATGGCGGAAAAACAGATTTCTTTTTACTATGTTACATGCAACCAGTTGGTTCTACTTGCAAGCTAACTTAGTCCAGGTTGGTTCTGTACATTGCTTCTTTTTGTTTCAATGGAAAGAGGCCTCAATCTGCTGCTCATTAGATTTGAATTTGATCAAACACAAAACGCATTAAATCACAGTTATGTACACACCCTCGTTCAATGCTGTTAGTCCCCCTGACAAATATAGGACACAGACATATTACATTTGTAAACTTTTCTCTCGTGTCTTCAATGGCATTGTAAGTGTTATTttgtccctctctacccagccttgGAGCTACATTACACAATGAACAAATCAGTATTCATTATGCTCATCTGCACCATGGAAACACACtgttagtctgggtaccagtctgttaagaTATCATTCCACTCCTTTCCATTTGGCATATGACACGAAGTAGGATCGGAATGTTAGCTAATCACACTGTGGCTTCCTTAGCACAAACAGTGGCTTGTGTGAGGGAAATGATTACATTTCCTTCACATTGTAGATCAGGCTTTATACCTATTATTCTATAAACACCCTACTGTATAAGGATAACATGCATGCTGTAACAGCACTTCACATTACTGAAAACACACTCCTTCCAAAGTAATGGTGAACCCTCTCACTCCAGATCCACTTCTCTCCTCTGCCCCACATCCCAACTCCTTGGCCATTCCCCCGACAGCTAGAGAGATGTTTCATCATGTCAGGCgctgatagagagacagtggaaacCCCCATGGGGTTCTCCTATCTATCTATCCGTCCTATTTTCCGCAGCCCAACAGTTATTTTAATCCCAGAAACAACTGGCCTCATAAAAGGCCCCAAAAGTGCAATAGAGAGGGGGTCACTTGCTATTTTATTGTGAGCTTTCCACTCTGCCAAAGCTCCCTGGATTCACTTTTGGGGACTTATATTTTTAACTACAGTGTGAGGCAgtcaagaaagagaaagagagagagagagaaggaaagagagagaacaaagaaggaaaagagagagagaggcagaaagagaactagagagagtgaggaagggagagagaaagagaaagagagagtgaaataaTACAACCAGAGCTGGAGACTTTAGGGCGAACAACAATTCTACTCTTGCTTGTTATTTTCAAAACTTTACTTTTCTGTTTCTTTTACTGGTGAAAATTGGTGGCTAGTACTGGCTACTATCCATTGAATTCTCAAGGGTTATAGTTCTGTATAGTTTCTGCTGCTTCTTCCAGTTCCTACTCATTGTCCATTAGTGGACATTTCCCCCTAAGAAAGATGCAGCTCTTCTGGCTGTCTCTGTTGCCCTGTCTGTACGTGACCTCTCTGTGCACTGCAGAGCAGGGACTGGAGTTCCCCAGCTTTGACGGGAAGGACCGCGTTCTGCACATCAACGAACGCAACTACAAGAAGGCTCTGAAGAGGTTTGACATGCTGTGCCTACTCTACCATGAACCGCAGCCGGCTCACAAAGGCAGGCAGAAGCAGCTTCAGATGACTGAGCTTGTGCTGGAggtaagagggggagagggggaagaggagatgaggtgagagtggaggagagaggggggaaggtagTGCAGGGATGTTCAGATGCTATAGGTCAGCCAACAGGTGCCAACATTCCTTGTCTGAGGGTCAGTGCTATCAGGGATCCTGGGGATGTCCCTACCcccccattgaagttgaaatttaaaatggttaaggtaagggttaaggttaggtaagggtaagggttatggtaatggttatggttaaggttagggtttagggtacatACATTCCAAGGATCCCGGATAGTAGATGTTTCC carries:
- the poglut1 gene encoding protein O-glucosyltransferase 1 encodes the protein MKLPWLLIPLLTLQFCGVDFSVAGSGNGGRWQIYLEKITKATQLYKPCSPYNCSCHLSVLNDDLRPFREGVSEELMADTLRRGVGTHYQIINGKLYREQNCMFPARCSGVEHFILQVIDKLPDVEMVVNVRDYPQVPGWVQPILPVLSFSKTADYQDIMYPAWTFWEGGPAVWPIYPTGLGRWDLMRDDLKKSAAQWPWKRKESRGFFRGSRTSPERDPLVLLSREAPDLVDAEYTKNQAWKSEKDTLGRPPAQEIPLVEHCQYKYLFNFRGVAASFRLKHLFLCGSLVFHVGEEWLEFFYPQLLPWVHYIPVKQDLSDLRELLQFVKENDDIAQEIAVRGQRFILDHLRMEDVSCYWERLLTEFSGLLKYKLQRKTNYNEVIHKHGRTEL